One window from the genome of Deinococcus sp. NW-56 encodes:
- a CDS encoding phosphodiester glycosidase family protein has translation MGRRPPGGGGRRGAGGGGGDADPAGGGEALAVWTLPRLGVAVRNDPQDVRLRYGERELRHAPGTGWRAVGFTLPGGTGLAAPQAIGPSLYVPLAALRLLGVPVTADTPSLLGFAAPATVPEETLPPSPDLPAPDAAPVPPALPPLANLDTVRVGRSVYRTVEVQRVVLEFSAAAPHSVVRESGGLSVVLPRVTGTPSQTALRSGDLLRVEPAGNGVRVHLRTGGGTSEIFTLNNPYRVVIDTTTHLDPRVPPPVNPEALPEGVTYRTRGGLHLLSFDPARFQPRVVTAPVGAARDVAALVGAAGAVAGVNGGYFDPASSLPVDLVAVGGFLTAGSLEKRAAVGFTPQGTPLFGYPRPRYVVGGDLGTLTVNGVGAKVRPTLLTAFVGDGATRVGAEGLTTLWSEGGRVSRVVSGPAVPPRGLLALTFDPARFPALPRTPGARLTVSVNWQATDAPWERAQDALAAGPLLVREGRVVLDPKREAFDTGASIWRATRQVAFGVLEGQPTVAYLEHGTPEAFAAALAGAGVRDAVRLDSGSSATAYLTGGYAGLGGYLNTVWSRPVPNAIVFVPKVTGAQK, from the coding sequence GTGGGCCGCCGCCCGCCCGGTGGCGGTGGGCGGCGCGGTGCAGGCGGCGGCGGTGGAGACGCGGACCCTGCCGGGGGGGGCGAGGCCCTGGCGGTCTGGACCCTGCCCCGGCTGGGCGTGGCCGTCCGCAACGACCCGCAGGACGTGCGCCTGCGCTACGGCGAGCGTGAGTTGCGCCATGCGCCGGGGACCGGCTGGCGGGCGGTGGGCTTCACGTTGCCGGGCGGGACGGGGCTGGCCGCGCCGCAGGCCATCGGTCCCAGCCTGTATGTGCCGCTCGCGGCCCTGCGGCTGCTGGGGGTGCCGGTTACAGCGGACACGCCCAGCCTCCTCGGGTTCGCCGCCCCCGCCACCGTGCCGGAGGAGACGCTGCCGCCCTCGCCCGACCTGCCCGCCCCCGACGCGGCGCCCGTCCCGCCTGCCCTGCCCCCGCTGGCGAATCTCGACACGGTGCGGGTGGGGCGCTCGGTCTACCGCACGGTGGAGGTGCAGCGGGTCGTGCTGGAATTCAGCGCCGCCGCCCCCCACAGCGTGGTGCGCGAGTCGGGTGGCCTGAGCGTGGTGCTGCCGCGCGTGACGGGCACCCCCTCCCAGACGGCCCTGCGCAGCGGCGACCTGCTGCGGGTGGAGCCTGCCGGGAACGGCGTGCGCGTTCACCTGCGCACGGGTGGGGGCACCAGCGAGATCTTCACCCTGAACAACCCCTACCGGGTCGTGATCGACACGACCACCCACCTCGACCCCCGCGTGCCGCCCCCCGTCAACCCGGAGGCGCTGCCGGAGGGAGTGACCTACCGCACGCGCGGCGGGCTGCACCTGCTGAGTTTTGACCCGGCGCGCTTCCAGCCCCGCGTGGTGACGGCCCCGGTGGGGGCAGCCAGGGACGTGGCCGCGCTGGTGGGGGCGGCAGGCGCCGTGGCGGGCGTGAACGGCGGGTATTTCGACCCCGCGAGCAGCCTGCCGGTGGACCTCGTGGCGGTGGGGGGCTTCCTCACGGCGGGCAGCCTGGAAAAGCGGGCGGCGGTGGGCTTTACCCCCCAGGGCACGCCCCTTTTCGGCTACCCCCGCCCCCGCTACGTGGTGGGCGGTGACCTCGGCACCCTCACCGTGAACGGGGTGGGCGCGAAGGTGCGGCCCACGCTGCTGACGGCCTTTGTGGGGGACGGCGCGACGCGGGTGGGGGCCGAGGGGCTGACCACCCTCTGGAGCGAGGGGGGCCGGGTCAGCCGGGTCGTTTCCGGTCCGGCCGTGCCGCCGCGCGGGTTGCTGGCGCTGACCTTCGATCCCGCCCGCTTCCCCGCGCTGCCGCGCACGCCGGGCGCCCGGCTCACGGTGTCGGTGAACTGGCAGGCCACCGACGCCCCCTGGGAGCGGGCGCAGGACGCGCTGGCCGCCGGGCCGCTGCTGGTGCGGGAGGGCCGGGTGGTCCTCGACCCGAAGCGCGAGGCTTTCGACACGGGCGCGAGCATCTGGCGGGCCACCCGGCAGGTCGCCTTCGGGGTGCTGGAGGGCCAGCCCACCGTCGCCTACCTGGAGCACGGCACGCCGGAAGCGTTCGCGGCGGCCCTCGCGGGAGCGGGCGTGCGCGACGCGGTGCGGCTGGACAGCGGGTCGAGCGCGACGGCCTACCTGACGGGCGGGTATGCGGGGCTGGGCGGCTACCTCAACACCGTCTGGAGTCGGCCGGTGCCCAACGCGATCGTCTTCGTGCCGAAGGTGACCGGGGCGCAGAAATAG
- a CDS encoding PolC-type DNA polymerase III: protein MNVVVFDLETTGLSPERDAIVEIGAMRVRDGRVVEDERFETLVRPVSSSGDSLRIPWRAQQVHGISDAMVRGAPELRDVLPEFLDFVGDSAVVAHNIGFDGGFLRAATGRCGLRWAPPAEHCTMQLSRRAFPGERSHRLDLLAERLGLEFAPGGRHRSLGDVRVTAEAYVRLLERLRVGV from the coding sequence GTGAACGTCGTCGTCTTCGACCTGGAAACCACTGGCCTCTCGCCCGAGCGCGACGCCATCGTGGAGATCGGGGCCATGCGGGTGCGGGACGGGCGGGTCGTGGAGGACGAGCGCTTCGAGACGCTGGTGCGCCCGGTGAGCAGCTCAGGCGATTCCCTGCGGATTCCCTGGCGGGCGCAGCAGGTTCACGGCATCAGCGACGCGATGGTGCGCGGGGCGCCGGAGTTGCGCGACGTGCTGCCCGAGTTCCTCGACTTCGTGGGCGACTCGGCGGTGGTCGCCCACAACATCGGTTTCGACGGGGGCTTTCTGCGGGCGGCCACCGGGCGCTGCGGCCTGCGCTGGGCGCCCCCGGCCGAGCACTGCACCATGCAGCTCTCGCGCCGTGCCTTTCCCGGCGAGCGCTCGCACCGCCTCGACCTCCTTGCCGAGCGGCTGGGGCTGGAGTTCGCCCCCGGCGGGCGGCACCGTTCCCTCGGGGACGTGCGCGTGACTGCCGAGGCGTATGTGCGCCTGCTGGAGCGGCTGCGAGTGGGGGTCTAG
- a CDS encoding catalase — MTDHPNRPPASPEPRGVSEQSKQEQLSESRKDSRGQYLTTNQGLRVSDTDNSLTAGLRGPTLLEDFHLREKMMHFDHERIPERVVHARGSGAYGYFQVYEPLTELTRARVFQDPSVKTPVFVRFSTVAGFRGSADTVRDVRGFSVKFYTEEGNWDLVGNNMPVFFIQDAVKFPDLVHAVKPEPHHQMPQASAAHDTFWDFISLMPETAHNVMWVLSDRALPRSYRMMEGFGVHTFRFVNAEGKARFVKFHWRPVLGTASLVWDEAQKIAGKDPDFNRRDLWEAIEKGDFPEYELGVQIVEEEDEHRFDFDLLDATKIIPENEVPVRIVGKMTLNRNPDNFFAETEQVAFHPGHVVPGIDFTNDPLLQGRLFSYLDTQLIRLGGPNFAQLPINRPVAPVHNNQREGYGQQTIHRGRVSYFPNSLGDGTPRPAPEAEGGYVHYAERVAAHKIRGRSPSFADHFTQPAMFWHSLTPPEQDHLVEAAQFELGKVEVFAIRERMVHEYLNRIDHSLAVRVAEGIGVEPPTEDASPAVTGRVPEVGVEARKRTDSIRTRKVAVLAADGVDDAGLSAVRQALTDAGATVEVISRFQKPLQGEGGEVKVDKSFMTTASVMYDAVFVPGGPASIDALKGQGDALHFLNESFKHGKAIGAAGEGVALLRAADLAGVDLSGPQGQPDLGVVTSDGAELVNLTQGFIAAVAQHRFWNRPKGQVPA, encoded by the coding sequence ATGACCGACCACCCGAACCGGCCGCCCGCGTCCCCCGAACCCCGTGGGGTCAGCGAGCAGAGCAAGCAGGAGCAACTGAGCGAAAGCCGCAAGGACTCGCGCGGCCAGTACCTCACCACCAACCAGGGCCTGCGGGTCAGCGACACCGACAACTCGCTGACGGCGGGTCTGCGCGGCCCCACGCTGCTCGAGGATTTCCACCTGCGCGAGAAGATGATGCACTTCGACCACGAGCGCATCCCCGAGCGGGTCGTGCACGCCCGGGGCTCGGGCGCCTACGGTTACTTTCAGGTGTACGAGCCGCTGACCGAGCTGACCCGCGCCCGCGTCTTTCAGGACCCGTCGGTGAAAACCCCCGTCTTTGTGCGCTTCTCCACCGTGGCGGGCTTTCGCGGCTCGGCCGATACGGTGCGCGACGTGCGCGGCTTCTCGGTGAAGTTCTATACGGAGGAGGGGAACTGGGACCTCGTGGGCAACAACATGCCCGTCTTCTTCATTCAGGACGCCGTGAAGTTCCCCGATCTCGTCCACGCCGTCAAGCCCGAGCCGCACCACCAGATGCCGCAGGCGTCGGCGGCGCACGACACGTTCTGGGATTTCATCTCCCTGATGCCCGAAACTGCCCACAACGTCATGTGGGTGCTGTCCGACCGCGCCCTTCCCCGCAGCTACCGCATGATGGAGGGCTTCGGGGTGCACACCTTCCGCTTCGTCAACGCCGAGGGCAAGGCCCGTTTCGTGAAGTTCCACTGGCGTCCGGTGCTGGGCACGGCCTCGCTGGTGTGGGACGAGGCGCAGAAGATCGCCGGGAAGGACCCCGACTTCAACCGCCGCGACCTGTGGGAGGCCATCGAGAAGGGCGACTTCCCCGAGTACGAGCTGGGCGTGCAGATCGTGGAGGAAGAGGACGAGCACCGCTTCGACTTCGACCTGCTCGACGCCACCAAGATCATCCCCGAGAACGAGGTGCCGGTGCGGATCGTCGGCAAGATGACCCTCAACCGCAACCCCGACAACTTCTTCGCGGAAACCGAGCAGGTGGCGTTCCACCCCGGTCACGTCGTGCCGGGCATCGACTTCACCAACGACCCGCTGCTGCAGGGGCGGCTCTTTTCCTACCTCGACACGCAGCTGATCCGGCTGGGCGGGCCCAACTTCGCGCAGCTTCCCATCAACCGCCCGGTCGCGCCGGTCCACAACAACCAGCGCGAGGGCTACGGGCAGCAGACCATCCACCGGGGCCGCGTGTCGTACTTCCCCAACTCGCTGGGCGACGGCACGCCCCGGCCCGCTCCCGAGGCCGAGGGCGGGTACGTGCACTACGCGGAGCGGGTGGCGGCCCACAAGATCCGTGGGCGCAGCCCCAGCTTTGCCGACCATTTCACCCAGCCCGCGATGTTCTGGCACTCGCTGACCCCGCCCGAGCAGGACCATCTGGTCGAGGCCGCGCAGTTCGAGCTGGGCAAGGTGGAGGTCTTCGCCATCCGCGAGCGCATGGTCCACGAGTACCTCAACCGGATCGACCACAGCCTCGCCGTGCGGGTGGCCGAGGGGATCGGCGTCGAGCCGCCCACCGAGGACGCCAGTCCGGCCGTGACGGGGCGGGTGCCCGAAGTCGGTGTGGAGGCCCGCAAGCGCACCGACTCCATCAGGACCCGCAAGGTCGCGGTGCTGGCCGCCGACGGTGTGGACGACGCGGGCCTGAGTGCCGTGCGGCAGGCGCTGACCGACGCGGGGGCCACCGTCGAGGTGATCTCCAGGTTCCAGAAACCCTTGCAGGGAGAAGGCGGCGAGGTCAAGGTGGACAAGAGCTTCATGACCACTGCCTCGGTGATGTACGACGCCGTGTTCGTTCCGGGCGGGCCGGCCAGCATCGACGCCCTGAAGGGGCAGGGGGACGCCCTGCACTTCCTCAACGAGAGCTTCAAGCACGGCAAGGCCATCGGCGCGGCGGGTGAGGGTGTGGCGTTGCTGCGGGCGGCCGACCTCGCCGGGGTGGACCTTTCCGGGCCGCAGGGCCAGCCCGACCTCGGCGTGGTCACGTCGGACGGCGCGGAACTCGTGAATCTCACCCAGGGCTTTATCGCCGCCGTGGCCCAGCACCGCTTCTGGAACCGCCCGAAGGGTCAGGTGCCTGCCTAA
- the uvsE gene encoding UV DNA damage repair endonuclease UvsE, protein MTVGPEVRFRTITLTNYQKLSPGEREAKLLDLYSDNIVRVRRAADFCAKRGIRLYRLSSSLFPMFDLEGDDTGRAVLGHLAPQMREAGYAFEDAGIRVLMHPEQFIVLNSDRPEVRASSARTLAAHADTLDRFGFPRSTWNLLLLHGGKGGRAAELAAIIPDLPDSARLRLGLENDERAYGPQDLLPVCGATGVPLVFDAHHHVVREKLEGQEDPSVREWVLKARATWRPPEWQVVHLSNGIDSPQDRRHSHLITDLPSAYRDVPWIEVEAKGKEEAVAGLMGRGAVPPEQP, encoded by the coding sequence ATGACGGTCGGCCCGGAGGTGCGTTTCCGGACCATTACGCTGACCAACTACCAGAAGCTCTCGCCGGGGGAACGCGAAGCCAAGCTGCTCGACCTCTACAGTGACAACATCGTGCGGGTGCGCCGGGCGGCCGACTTCTGCGCGAAGCGGGGCATCCGGCTCTACCGCCTGAGCTCCAGCCTCTTTCCGATGTTCGACCTGGAGGGCGACGACACCGGGCGGGCGGTGCTGGGGCACCTCGCGCCGCAGATGCGGGAGGCGGGGTATGCCTTCGAGGACGCCGGGATTCGCGTGCTGATGCACCCCGAGCAGTTCATCGTGCTCAATTCCGATCGCCCCGAGGTCCGCGCCTCCAGCGCCCGCACCCTCGCCGCGCACGCCGATACGCTTGACCGCTTCGGCTTTCCGCGCTCGACCTGGAACCTGCTGCTGCTGCACGGCGGCAAGGGGGGGCGGGCGGCCGAACTCGCCGCCATTATTCCCGACCTGCCCGACAGCGCCCGGTTGCGACTGGGGCTGGAAAACGACGAACGCGCCTACGGCCCGCAGGACCTGCTGCCAGTCTGCGGGGCGACGGGGGTGCCCCTCGTCTTCGACGCCCACCACCACGTCGTTCGCGAGAAGCTGGAGGGTCAGGAGGACCCCAGCGTGCGCGAGTGGGTGCTGAAAGCCCGCGCGACGTGGCGGCCCCCGGAGTGGCAGGTCGTCCACCTCTCCAACGGCATCGACAGTCCGCAGGACCGCCGCCACAGCCACCTGATCACCGATCTACCCAGCGCGTACCGCGACGTGCCCTGGATCGAGGTGGAGGCCAAGGGCAAGGAGGAGGCGGTGGCCGGGCTGATGGGGCGGGGGGCTGTACCGCCGGAGCAGCCGTGA
- a CDS encoding DUF2256 domain-containing protein: MPDRARTFGGGRKPSERPSKVCAACGLPFTWRKKWERDWENVRYCSDRCRAAAKRGAS, translated from the coding sequence ATGCCTGACCGGGCCAGAACCTTCGGCGGGGGCCGCAAGCCCTCCGAGCGGCCGAGCAAGGTCTGCGCGGCGTGCGGCCTGCCCTTTACCTGGCGCAAGAAGTGGGAGCGCGACTGGGAGAACGTGCGCTACTGCTCGGACCGCTGCCGGGCGGCTGCGAAACGGGGGGCCTCGTGA
- a CDS encoding gluconokinase: MRLVVMGAAGSGKTTVGRDLSARTGWPFLDGDDFHTPEARRRMARGEALTDADRWPWLERLRAELGTRPAAVLACSALRRVYRDRLRGPGVRFLFLRVPELLLRERLAARTGHYAGPDLLPSQLATLEPPGRDEPDVLTLGVAAADTPTALAARALTALGAAHA; the protein is encoded by the coding sequence ATGCGGTTGGTCGTGATGGGCGCAGCGGGCAGTGGCAAGACGACGGTGGGGCGCGATCTGAGCGCCCGCACGGGGTGGCCGTTTCTCGACGGCGACGACTTCCACACGCCGGAAGCCCGCCGCCGGATGGCGCGGGGCGAGGCCCTGACGGACGCGGACCGCTGGCCGTGGCTGGAGCGGTTGCGGGCGGAACTGGGAACGCGGCCCGCCGCGGTCCTGGCCTGCTCGGCGTTGCGGCGGGTCTACCGGGACCGGCTGCGGGGACCGGGAGTCCGCTTCCTGTTCCTGCGGGTGCCGGAGCTCCTGTTGCGGGAGCGGCTGGCCGCCCGCACCGGGCACTACGCGGGGCCGGACCTGCTGCCCTCGCAACTCGCCACGCTGGAACCGCCGGGCCGGGACGAGCCAGACGTGCTGACCCTCGGCGTGGCGGCTGCCGACACCCCCACCGCCCTCGCCGCCCGTGCCCTGACCGCGCTGGGGGCAGCCCATGCCTGA
- a CDS encoding PadR family transcriptional regulator — protein sequence MTPLKSGTVDLVILAALHEQPRYGLELADHIGTRSGGLFELSEGSLYPALLRLSKAGLIEGEWQPTPGGGSPRKVYRLTDAGGQELARRRAEWERLQVAVNALLLRRGVRA from the coding sequence ATGACGCCCCTGAAGTCCGGCACCGTCGATCTGGTCATTCTGGCGGCCCTGCACGAGCAGCCGCGCTACGGGCTGGAACTCGCCGACCATATCGGCACCCGCAGCGGCGGCCTCTTCGAACTCTCGGAGGGGAGCCTCTACCCCGCGCTGCTGCGGCTGAGCAAGGCCGGGCTGATCGAGGGCGAGTGGCAGCCCACGCCGGGGGGCGGCAGCCCGCGCAAGGTCTACCGCCTGACCGACGCGGGAGGGCAGGAACTCGCGCGGCGGCGGGCCGAGTGGGAACGGCTTCAGGTGGCCGTGAATGCCCTGCTGCTGCGCCGGGGGGTGCGGGCATGA
- a CDS encoding permease prefix domain 1-containing protein yields MSRVFSRYVHRATLGLPRQERLEAAAELRTHLMDRAARLEAEGFSREEAEHLAVKGMGDVGVTNRQLLGHVFTNRVAWAVLAVLVLGGGGWWVWQNVPLPGWGQATWRWDSELGTADLAALFEDANAPRGHYLAGQLSLPTRAEWLYITLVPRKNEGMAVLHISSLRPHPKDDNAPTTRPANERTVSRLLLGGAAWETLPTNCTRSVPQVRLYVKTLPLSPWSLGSICTGVTLPPTSQLSGWSAGWQPETDGSLTLNRWTVLAAYGVGYGQRNAKSGVINSDPWNSQHAVLFAVMPADHALHTGRKIPPGTSSGIYLETNNWKKDGSGLPRPTLKWP; encoded by the coding sequence ATGAGCCGGGTGTTCAGCCGCTACGTCCACCGCGCCACCCTGGGCCTGCCCCGGCAGGAGCGCCTGGAGGCCGCCGCCGAACTCCGCACCCACCTGATGGACCGCGCCGCCCGGCTGGAGGCCGAGGGGTTCAGCCGCGAGGAGGCCGAACACCTCGCCGTGAAGGGGATGGGCGACGTGGGCGTCACCAACCGGCAACTGCTGGGGCACGTCTTTACCAACCGGGTCGCCTGGGCAGTCCTGGCCGTGCTGGTGCTGGGAGGCGGAGGGTGGTGGGTATGGCAGAACGTGCCGCTGCCAGGGTGGGGGCAGGCGACGTGGCGGTGGGACAGCGAGTTGGGGACGGCGGACCTGGCAGCGCTGTTCGAGGACGCGAACGCGCCGCGCGGTCACTATCTCGCTGGGCAACTTTCACTGCCCACGCGGGCCGAGTGGCTCTATATCACCCTCGTCCCGCGGAAGAACGAGGGGATGGCAGTGCTTCACATCTCCTCCCTGCGGCCTCACCCGAAAGACGACAATGCGCCGACCACTCGCCCGGCCAACGAGCGCACTGTCTCCCGCCTGTTGCTGGGCGGCGCGGCCTGGGAAACGCTGCCGACGAACTGCACTCGTTCAGTACCGCAGGTTCGGCTGTATGTGAAGACCCTGCCGCTCAGCCCCTGGAGTCTGGGGAGCATCTGCACAGGCGTCACGCTGCCACCGACCAGCCAACTGTCGGGGTGGAGCGCGGGCTGGCAGCCCGAGACAGACGGGTCCCTCACCTTGAACCGGTGGACGGTGCTGGCTGCTTACGGTGTGGGCTACGGCCAGCGGAACGCCAAGAGCGGCGTCATCAACTCAGACCCCTGGAACAGCCAGCATGCCGTCCTCTTCGCGGTGATGCCTGCCGACCACGCCCTGCACACTGGACGAAAGATCCCGCCCGGCACATCCAGCGGTATCTATCTGGAAACCAACAACTGGAAGAAGGACGGCTCCGGCCTCCCCCGCCCTACCCTGAAGTGGCCCTAA
- a CDS encoding 3-deoxy-7-phosphoheptulonate synthase yields MPQPEPQAHPARTENLNVTAFTRLVTPRDLKAELPLTPAAEAAVLAGRQAAQDILAGRDGRLLAVVGPCSVHDFGEAVAYAGRLAGLRARVGDRLEVQMRVYVDKPRTTVGWRGFLIDPDMTGANDMNAGLRRTRELMLRVSELGLPVATELLDPFAPQYLFDAVAWACLGARTAESQTHRVMASAVSAPMGFKNGTGGGLKLAVDAILAARHPHAFFTIDDDGRACVVHTRGNPHGHVILRGGRAGPNHAVPFVAEAAALMEGAGLTPAVMVDCSHANSGSDHTRQAGVWRDVLGQRLAGQTALRGLMLESNLRPGKQAIPADLSRLQPGVSVTDACVGWDETEALLLEAHAALGG; encoded by the coding sequence ATGCCCCAGCCCGAGCCCCAGGCCCACCCCGCCCGCACCGAGAACCTCAACGTCACGGCCTTCACGCGGCTGGTCACCCCGCGCGACCTCAAGGCCGAGTTGCCCCTCACGCCCGCCGCCGAAGCGGCCGTCCTCGCCGGGCGGCAGGCCGCGCAGGACATCCTGGCGGGGCGCGACGGACGCCTGCTCGCGGTGGTGGGGCCGTGCTCGGTCCACGATTTCGGGGAGGCGGTGGCCTACGCGGGGCGCCTCGCCGGGCTGCGGGCGCGGGTGGGGGACCGGCTGGAAGTTCAGATGCGCGTCTACGTGGACAAGCCCCGCACGACGGTAGGCTGGCGTGGCTTTTTGATCGACCCCGACATGACGGGGGCCAACGACATGAACGCCGGGCTGCGCCGCACCCGCGAGCTGATGTTGCGCGTGTCCGAACTCGGCCTACCCGTCGCCACCGAGCTGCTCGATCCCTTCGCCCCGCAGTACCTCTTCGATGCCGTCGCATGGGCCTGCCTGGGCGCCCGCACCGCCGAGTCGCAGACCCACCGGGTGATGGCGAGCGCGGTCAGTGCTCCGATGGGCTTCAAGAACGGCACGGGCGGGGGCCTCAAGCTCGCCGTGGACGCCATTCTCGCCGCGCGGCATCCCCACGCTTTTTTCACCATCGACGACGACGGCCGCGCCTGCGTGGTCCACACGCGGGGTAACCCGCACGGGCACGTGATCCTGCGCGGGGGCCGGGCCGGGCCGAACCACGCCGTCCCCTTCGTCGCCGAGGCCGCCGCGCTGATGGAGGGGGCGGGCCTGACGCCCGCCGTCATGGTGGACTGTTCGCACGCCAACAGCGGCTCGGACCACACCCGGCAGGCTGGCGTCTGGCGCGACGTGCTGGGGCAGCGCCTCGCCGGGCAGACGGCGCTGAGGGGCCTGATGCTGGAATCCAACCTGCGCCCCGGCAAGCAGGCCATTCCCGCCGACCTGTCCCGGCTCCAGCCCGGCGTGAGCGTCACCGACGCCTGCGTGGGCTGGGACGAGACCGAAGCGCTGCTGCTCGAGGCGCACGCGGCGCTGGGGGGTTAG